The following proteins are co-located in the Deinococcus aquaedulcis genome:
- a CDS encoding response regulator — translation MSADPTRILLVEDHAFTRDGLRAAINLEHDLRVVAEARSGEEGLEVLARTQGSAQPVDVAVLDIGLPGMDGIQTAAEMAARWPSVRLVMLTAHDLRGEVLAALASGAQAYCLKSADPDLLLLAIRAAAAGSAYLDPQVAHHVLGGIRAPNAASPLTTRETEVLRLIADGLGNKDIAQALGISVSTVKLHVQEVLLKLRAADRTQAAVQALRQGLL, via the coding sequence ATGAGCGCCGACCCCACCCGGATTCTCCTTGTCGAGGACCACGCCTTTACCCGCGACGGCCTGCGCGCGGCCATCAACCTGGAACACGACCTGCGCGTGGTGGCCGAAGCGCGCAGCGGCGAGGAGGGCCTGGAGGTGCTGGCGCGCACCCAGGGCAGTGCCCAGCCGGTGGACGTGGCGGTGCTGGATATTGGCCTGCCGGGCATGGACGGCATTCAGACCGCCGCCGAGATGGCCGCGCGCTGGCCCAGCGTGCGCCTCGTGATGCTCACCGCCCACGATCTGCGCGGCGAGGTGCTGGCGGCCCTGGCCTCCGGGGCGCAGGCCTACTGCCTGAAAAGTGCCGACCCCGACCTGCTGCTGCTGGCCATCCGCGCGGCGGCGGCGGGCAGCGCCTACCTGGACCCGCAGGTGGCCCACCATGTCCTGGGCGGTATCCGCGCTCCGAACGCCGCCTCGCCCCTGACCACCCGCGAAACCGAGGTGCTGCGCCTGATCGCCGACGGCCTGGGCAACAAGGACATTGCCCAGGCCCTGGGCATCAGCGTGAGCACCGTCAAGCTCCATGTGCAGGAGGTGCTGCTGAAACTGCGCGCCGCCGACCGCACCCAGGCAGCCGTGCAGGCGCTGCGCCAGGGGCTACTGTAG
- a CDS encoding sensor histidine kinase has translation MTDPALSKPSLPDSALGAPPPAWSKRSWLSLVLIALITLADTLTPSSLVVGTLLCAPVALSALGGSRAATLHLLAVAVGGNLLAAAVNALRDGLSPEDLGNRVVSILAALLVGGLTLRAREASLRAARLEEEGRRLERERALRRLVEAVSGPYGQEAFVARAAQALRELTGAQSVELGRVDRAVLRPPHALVPGPGSGRLGSRLPLEFLARPPGSALVWGVDGAHTLLSRLTRPHEQDLLLIVTGASAPPDVLAEAVQTLQPLLDRTALLDDLQDRQAQLQARGEVLQDLIYAFSHDLRTPLMANAVNMRAALKGAYGPLPEDYRATLHNGLEANAALLALADQLLLVAKYESGNADEPRSVALRDVVLGVAEQVQPRAQARGVTLETTLEGVRVRGQPHDLRRAVQNLLDNAVRFAPPGSTVQVKLRRDGEEAALSVMDDGPGVPAGREATLFQRFRAGGAGGGTGLGLYLTRRIAEAHGGHVTYTRTARAQSVFTLTLPLEDL, from the coding sequence TTCCGCCCTGGGCGCCCCGCCGCCTGCCTGGAGCAAACGCTCCTGGCTGAGCCTTGTCCTGATCGCGCTGATTACCCTGGCCGATACCCTCACGCCGTCATCGCTGGTGGTGGGCACGCTGCTGTGCGCGCCTGTGGCCCTCTCGGCGCTGGGGGGGTCGCGGGCGGCCACGCTGCACCTGCTGGCAGTGGCGGTGGGCGGCAACCTGCTGGCCGCTGCGGTGAACGCCCTGCGCGACGGCCTGAGCCCCGAGGACCTGGGCAACCGCGTGGTGAGCATTCTGGCGGCGCTGCTGGTGGGCGGCCTGACCCTGCGCGCCCGCGAAGCCTCGCTGCGCGCCGCACGCCTGGAAGAAGAGGGGCGGCGCCTGGAGCGCGAGCGCGCCCTGCGGCGGCTGGTCGAGGCGGTCAGTGGGCCCTACGGCCAGGAGGCGTTCGTGGCCCGCGCCGCCCAGGCCCTGCGCGAGTTAACCGGCGCCCAGAGCGTGGAACTGGGCCGGGTGGACCGCGCCGTGCTGCGCCCGCCCCACGCCCTGGTGCCGGGCCCGGGGTCAGGGCGGCTGGGCAGCCGACTGCCGCTGGAGTTTCTGGCCCGGCCTCCCGGCAGCGCCCTGGTCTGGGGGGTGGACGGCGCCCATACGCTGCTCTCGCGCCTGACCCGCCCCCATGAGCAGGACCTGCTGCTGATCGTGACGGGCGCTAGTGCCCCCCCGGACGTGCTGGCCGAGGCGGTGCAGACCCTGCAGCCGCTGCTGGACCGCACCGCCCTGCTGGACGACCTGCAGGACCGCCAGGCGCAGCTGCAGGCGCGCGGCGAGGTGCTGCAGGACCTGATCTACGCTTTTTCCCACGACCTGCGCACGCCCCTGATGGCCAACGCCGTGAACATGCGCGCGGCCCTGAAAGGCGCCTACGGCCCGCTGCCGGAAGACTACCGCGCGACCCTGCACAACGGCCTGGAAGCCAACGCGGCGCTGCTGGCCCTGGCCGATCAGCTGCTGCTGGTGGCTAAGTACGAAAGCGGCAACGCCGACGAGCCGCGCAGCGTGGCCCTGCGCGACGTGGTGCTGGGGGTGGCCGAGCAGGTGCAGCCCCGGGCGCAGGCGCGCGGCGTGACCCTGGAAACCACCTTAGAAGGCGTGCGGGTGCGCGGCCAGCCCCATGACCTGCGCCGGGCGGTGCAGAACCTGCTGGACAACGCCGTGCGCTTTGCCCCGCCGGGCAGCACCGTGCAGGTCAAGCTGCGCCGCGACGGCGAGGAAGCGGCCCTGAGCGTGATGGACGACGGCCCCGGGGTCCCCGCCGGGCGCGAAGCCACGCTGTTTCAGCGCTTCCGGGCGGGCGGCGCGGGGGGCGGCACCGGGCTGGGCCTGTACCTCACCCGCCGCATTGCCGAGGCCCACGGCGGCCACGTCACCTACACCCGCACCGCCCGCGCCCAGAGCGTTTTTACCCTGACCCTGCCCCTGGAGGACCTGTGA